The following proteins are co-located in the Solanum pennellii chromosome 8, SPENNV200 genome:
- the LOC107028698 gene encoding syntaxin-32 has translation MPVKVASASLRDRTLEFQSIAERLKKSFSSVQNGSISSSTSSGSRSEEQRTTIAMQSEFNRRASKIGFGIHQTSQKLAKLAKLAKRTSVFDDPTTEIQELTAVIKQDITALNSAVVDLQLHSNARNESGNSDTTSHSTTVVDDLKNRLMTATKEFKEVLTMRTENMKVHENRRQMFSSSTSKEASNPFMRQRPLASRNTASTSASPPPWANDSPSSSQLFPRKQVDGDTQPLLQDQQQQQQQQIVPLQDSYMQSRAEALQNVESTIHELGSIFNQLATLVSQQGEVAIRIDENMDDTLTNVEGAQGALLKYLNSISSNRWLMIKIFFVLIFFLMIFLFFVA, from the exons ATGCCTGTGAAAGTAGCAAGTGCGTCATTACGGGATCGGACTCTGGAGTTTCAGAGTATAGCGGAGAGGTTAAAGAAGTCATTTTCGTCTGTTCAGAATGGGTCGATTAGCAGCAGCACCAGCAGTGGTTCTAGATCGGAGGAACAGAGGACCACTATTGCTATGCAATCGGAGTTCAATCGGCGAGCCTCCAAAATTGGTTTTGGAATACATCAAACCTCTCAGAAGCTTGCAAAGCTAGCAAAGT TGGCAAAAAGGACTTCCGTTTTTGATGATCCGACTACGGAAATCCAAGAGCTGACTGCAGTCATCAAGCAAGATATTACAGCACTTAACTCTGCTGTAGTAGATCTCCAGCTTCACTCTAATGCTCGTAATGAAAGTGGTAATAGTGATACCACTAGTCACTCGACGACTGTTGTAGATGACTTGAAGAACAGGCTGATGACTGCCACAAAGGAGTTCAAAGAAGTACTCACCATGCGGACAGAG AAtatgaaggttcatgagaacaGAAGACAGATGTTTTCTTCATCGACTAGCAAAGAAGCTTCAAATCCATTTATGCGCCAACGTCCACTAGCTTCAAGGAATACTGCTAGTACATCAGCCAGCCCTCCTCCTTGGGCTAATGATTCACCTTCTTCTTCTCAGTTATTTCCAAG GAAACAAGTGGATGGAGACACACAGCCATTGTTGCAGgatcaacaacaacagcagcagcagcagatAGTTCCATTGCAAGACAGCTACATGCAGAGTAGAGCCGAAGCTCTACAAAATGTCGAGTCTACTATCCATGAGCTGGGCAGCATTTTTAATCAGCTTGCTACTTTGGTTTCTCAGCAAGGGGAGGTTGCAATCAG GATTGATGAGAACATGGACGACACACTAACAAATGTGGAAGGGGCACAAGGGGCTCTGCTCAAGTACCTCAATAGCATCTCGTCAAATCGGTGGCTAATGATTAAGATATTCTTTGTGTTGATTTTCTTCCTCatgattttcctattttttgtGGCATAG